One part of the Clostridium thermosuccinogenes genome encodes these proteins:
- a CDS encoding HAMP domain-containing sensor histidine kinase: MKNRPLVTQFRLAFTWIVIASITATAITYALAAVLYFKAQYKSIYPANYYERQIPDIDAYIRDKNTALLLQSGEKGLQSIISGDGIYYQVLDGEGNILYGTSNEKIYSDKSELYYRLNTTAKKQNYYIHTVPIIDDSGKVLGAVALLYQLKISYAGGRGWWVIAVLTVAMISPFLYILGFTMLFSRIFVNNINRPLQLLMDASLKIKEKDLDFEIDYFSDNELGKLCVAFSEMKDELKKSLSAQWKMEQERVEMVEALAHDLKAPLSIIRGYSEALIDANIDGEEKLRKYLEVIKGNAEKCSALVQQMQYTMGLERADVKLQLVPVKLSEFLEQKVHQYELQAKQKGIAIILNMQGEINSSVFIDTDRLERILDNIVSNSLQYTPIGGSINISVKAEKENIFYEICDSGSGFSKRDLEKAFDKFYRGDEARRSKGGHSGLGLFIVKQLLEQLDGSIKLSNLESGGACVTFRHKVFRNNGKNSQGMIDPLKK; the protein is encoded by the coding sequence ATGAAAAACCGACCGCTTGTAACTCAATTCAGACTTGCATTTACTTGGATTGTTATTGCCAGCATAACCGCAACGGCTATCACCTATGCGCTTGCTGCCGTTTTATACTTCAAAGCCCAGTACAAGAGCATCTATCCTGCAAATTATTATGAAAGACAGATACCTGATATTGATGCATATATCCGAGATAAAAATACTGCTCTGCTCTTGCAGTCGGGAGAAAAGGGACTTCAAAGCATAATCAGCGGAGACGGTATATATTACCAAGTTCTTGATGGGGAAGGCAATATATTGTATGGAACGAGCAATGAAAAAATCTATAGCGATAAATCCGAATTGTATTATCGGCTAAATACTACTGCTAAAAAGCAGAATTATTATATACACACTGTTCCCATTATTGATGATAGTGGAAAAGTTTTAGGCGCAGTCGCTCTATTATATCAGTTGAAAATTTCGTATGCGGGAGGTCGTGGCTGGTGGGTGATTGCTGTTCTTACTGTTGCCATGATTTCTCCTTTTCTATACATCCTTGGATTTACTATGTTGTTTTCCAGGATTTTCGTAAATAATATAAATAGGCCATTGCAATTATTGATGGATGCCTCCCTGAAAATTAAAGAAAAAGACTTGGACTTTGAAATTGACTATTTTTCGGACAATGAGCTTGGTAAACTTTGTGTTGCTTTTTCCGAAATGAAAGATGAATTAAAAAAATCCTTATCTGCGCAATGGAAGATGGAACAGGAACGGGTGGAAATGGTTGAAGCACTGGCTCATGATTTAAAAGCTCCCCTGTCTATTATAAGGGGATATTCTGAAGCGTTAATTGATGCAAATATTGACGGTGAAGAAAAATTGCGTAAGTACCTGGAGGTCATAAAAGGCAATGCTGAAAAATGCTCTGCTCTTGTGCAGCAAATGCAATATACAATGGGCCTGGAGAGAGCTGATGTGAAATTGCAGCTTGTTCCTGTCAAGCTGTCTGAATTTCTTGAACAAAAGGTGCATCAATACGAATTACAGGCTAAGCAAAAGGGGATTGCCATTATCTTAAATATGCAAGGTGAAATAAATAGCTCAGTTTTTATTGATACAGATAGGCTGGAGCGTATTCTTGATAATATCGTATCCAATAGTCTCCAATATACTCCAATAGGAGGCAGTATTAACATATCTGTAAAAGCTGAAAAGGAAAACATATTTTATGAGATATGCGACTCCGGCAGCGGTTTCAGTAAAAGAGATTTGGAAAAGGCTTTTGATAAGTTTTACCGGGGAGATGAAGCCCGTAGAAGCAAAGGCGGACATTCCGGCTTGGGGCTGTTTATCGTCAAGCAATTATTAGAACAACTTGATGGATCAATTAAGTTAAGCAATTTGGAATCTGGTGGAGCATGTGTAACGTTCCGGCATAAAGTGTTTAGGAATAATGGTAAGAACTCCCAAGGGATGATTGATCCGTTGAAAAAATAA
- a CDS encoding response regulator transcription factor — protein MSKILIIDDEKELVMLLEDELKARGHEVLVAFDGQEGIKLSKCQPDLIILDIMMPEVNGFDVCRTIRDEVLCPIIFLSAKQSEADKIMGLTLGGDDYVVKPFGLRELMARIEANLRREKRSQYINTEYKRTKLYFGELSLDIRERVVKINNEPIALTKREYDIVELLAIHSGQVFSREHIYEKVWGYDSEGDSATVVEHIKKIRAKFAAVTPNVEYISTVWGIGYKWNKL, from the coding sequence TTGAGTAAGATACTGATAATTGATGATGAAAAGGAACTTGTTATGCTTCTTGAAGATGAACTGAAGGCTAGGGGGCATGAAGTACTGGTGGCATTCGATGGTCAAGAAGGTATAAAACTGTCTAAATGTCAGCCCGACCTTATCATATTGGACATTATGATGCCTGAAGTCAATGGATTTGATGTTTGCCGCACAATCAGAGATGAAGTATTGTGTCCCATAATCTTTTTGAGTGCAAAACAATCGGAGGCTGATAAAATCATGGGGTTAACTCTTGGTGGGGATGATTATGTGGTAAAACCCTTCGGACTGCGGGAACTCATGGCGAGAATAGAAGCAAATCTGCGGCGGGAAAAGCGGTCACAATACATCAACACGGAATACAAGCGCACAAAACTTTATTTTGGAGAACTCAGCCTCGATATAAGAGAACGTGTTGTAAAGATCAATAACGAGCCTATTGCGTTGACGAAACGCGAATACGATATTGTTGAACTGCTGGCGATTCATTCAGGGCAAGTATTTTCGCGGGAACATATCTATGAAAAGGTGTGGGGATATGATTCAGAGGGTGATTCGGCGACGGTAGTAGAGCATATAAAAAAGATACGGGCGAAGTTCGCTGCTGTTACACCAAACGTAGAATACATTTCCACGGTTTGGGGCATCGGGTACAAATGGAATAAACTTTGA